One Thalassotalea sediminis DNA segment encodes these proteins:
- a CDS encoding 4-phosphoerythronate dehydrogenase, whose amino-acid sequence MKIYYDENMPYAADFFGEFGQLKPFNGRALKADTLVDADVLLVRSITDVNHDLLQNSPNISFIGTATIGVDHIDQAYLQSQNIAFSSAPGCNAISVAEYVLSALVVLAERYCFSIFDRTVGIVGAGNTGSRLSEKLTALGIKHKLYDPILAASETDSREFSSFEDILNCDVISLHVPKTMSGECPTYHMFDSAVLARLTDSQILINACRGEVIDNKALLALKNAGMATKLVLDVWEDEPDIEQALIPFCEIATAHIAGYSLEGKARGTEMLYLALCEQLNKTPNQSLASLLPKSTIGKMELHGKLNQVLLNQVVKMVYDVRRDDGIFRQQVCNHGFDFIRKTYPARREFSATEVKMSDKQAEAQVKQLGFS is encoded by the coding sequence ATGAAAATTTATTACGATGAAAACATGCCATATGCAGCTGATTTTTTTGGTGAGTTTGGTCAGTTAAAGCCCTTTAATGGCAGAGCACTAAAGGCTGATACATTGGTTGATGCTGATGTATTATTAGTGAGATCTATCACTGATGTGAACCACGACTTGTTGCAAAACAGTCCTAATATATCTTTTATTGGCACAGCGACGATAGGTGTCGATCACATAGATCAAGCTTATTTACAAAGCCAAAATATTGCCTTTAGTTCAGCACCAGGCTGCAATGCGATATCTGTTGCAGAATATGTATTATCAGCGTTAGTTGTATTAGCTGAGCGTTATTGTTTTTCAATATTTGATAGAACTGTTGGTATTGTTGGTGCGGGTAATACAGGAAGCCGACTGAGTGAAAAGCTAACGGCACTAGGTATTAAGCATAAATTATATGATCCGATTTTGGCAGCAAGTGAAACTGACTCACGCGAATTTTCTAGCTTTGAAGATATTCTGAATTGCGACGTGATATCTTTACATGTACCCAAAACAATGTCCGGTGAATGCCCAACTTATCATATGTTTGATAGTGCGGTATTGGCTAGATTGACTGACAGTCAAATATTAATCAATGCATGTCGTGGAGAAGTTATTGATAATAAAGCGTTATTAGCATTAAAGAATGCCGGAATGGCAACTAAACTTGTATTAGACGTTTGGGAAGATGAACCGGACATAGAGCAAGCACTTATCCCTTTTTGTGAAATAGCGACAGCGCATATAGCTGGTTATAGCTTAGAAGGAAAAGCTCGTGGCACAGAAATGCTTTATTTGGCACTATGTGAGCAATTAAATAAAACGCCCAATCAATCACTTGCTAGCTTGTTACCTAAATCAACAATCGGTAAGATGGAGCTGCATGGTAAACTAAATCAAGTGTTGTTAAATCAAGTGGTAAAGATGGTTTATGATGTTAGACGAGATGATGGTATTTTTCGTCAACAAGTTTGCAATCATGGCTTTGATTTTATAAGAAAAACTTACCCAGCTCGCAGGGAATTTTCGGCA
- the fabB gene encoding beta-ketoacyl-ACP synthase I, producing MKRVVITGLGIVSSIGNNAEEVTASLKAGRSGITKSESFEEQGLRSQVWGNPTLNAKDHIDRKAFRFMGDAAGYAYVAMQEAIDDAKLTEEQVSNFRTGIVAGSGGASSANIVTAVDTIRERGVKRVGPYAVPKTMGSTCSACLATPFKIKGVNYSISSACATSAHCIGNAAELIQLGKQDIVFAGGGEEVDWSLAMMFDAMGALSTKYNDTPDKASRTYDADRDGFVISGGGGMVVVEELEHALARGAHIYAEIVGYGATSDGYDMVAPSGEGAVRCMQQAMHGVEGDVDYLNTHGTSTPVGDVKELGAIQELFGEKSPAISATKAMTGHALGAAGVHEAIYTLLMMENNFIAPSINVETLDEQAQGLDIVTETRQQEINLAMSNSFGFGGTNATLLMKKYK from the coding sequence ATGAAACGTGTAGTGATCACCGGATTAGGTATCGTATCGAGTATTGGTAATAATGCTGAAGAAGTGACAGCGTCTTTAAAGGCGGGTCGTTCAGGCATTACTAAATCAGAGAGCTTTGAAGAACAAGGTTTACGCAGCCAAGTTTGGGGTAACCCAACTTTAAACGCTAAAGATCATATTGACCGTAAAGCATTTCGTTTTATGGGAGATGCTGCAGGTTACGCCTATGTAGCAATGCAAGAAGCAATTGACGACGCAAAACTAACAGAAGAACAAGTCTCTAATTTTCGTACAGGTATTGTAGCAGGTTCTGGTGGCGCATCTTCGGCAAATATTGTTACTGCAGTAGACACGATTCGTGAACGAGGTGTTAAGCGCGTTGGTCCATATGCTGTGCCAAAAACAATGGGAAGTACTTGTTCTGCTTGCTTAGCAACGCCTTTTAAAATTAAAGGGGTTAACTATTCAATTAGTTCAGCGTGTGCAACTTCTGCTCATTGTATTGGTAATGCAGCAGAGCTCATTCAACTAGGCAAGCAAGATATTGTATTTGCAGGTGGTGGTGAAGAAGTTGATTGGTCATTAGCCATGATGTTTGATGCTATGGGGGCGTTATCAACAAAATATAACGACACACCAGATAAAGCATCACGTACTTACGATGCTGATCGCGATGGTTTTGTTATCTCTGGCGGCGGCGGTATGGTTGTTGTTGAAGAGTTAGAGCACGCGTTAGCACGTGGCGCACATATTTATGCTGAAATAGTTGGTTATGGTGCAACTTCCGACGGTTATGACATGGTCGCGCCGAGTGGTGAAGGTGCAGTACGTTGTATGCAACAAGCGATGCATGGTGTTGAGGGTGATGTGGATTATTTAAATACTCACGGTACATCAACACCTGTAGGTGATGTCAAAGAACTTGGTGCAATACAAGAATTGTTTGGTGAAAAGTCACCGGCAATTAGCGCAACTAAAGCAATGACTGGGCATGCCTTAGGTGCAGCAGGTGTTCATGAAGCCATTTATACTTTGTTAATGATGGAAAATAACTTTATTGCTCCTTCGATTAACGTAGAAACACTTGATGAACAAGCACAAGGTTTAGATATTGTTACTGAGACTCGCCAACAAGAGATTAACCTAGCAATGTCGAATAGCTTTGGTTTTGGCGGCACAAACGCAACCTTATTAATGAAGAAATATAAATAG
- the mnmC gene encoding bifunctional tRNA (5-methylaminomethyl-2-thiouridine)(34)-methyltransferase MnmD/FAD-dependent 5-carboxymethylaminomethyl-2-thiouridine(34) oxidoreductase MnmC — MRNKNKIHFQNDGSPYNEHFDDIYFDTGTGYLQSEQVFIEGNQLKDTLLNEQDTVTIGETGFGTGLNFLLTMKLYAELKASHLLPKIHFITTEKYPLTLLQLKKSLACLPRLASWSELLIEQYPTELCNNTTLSFFDGKITLSIMLGDAVKSFKTLTCQKLGLIDVWYLDGFSPTKNPEMWRDDLFQEMGRLSRPEASVATFTVAGIVRRGLIENGFRIKRIASGGKKKEILVGKFQQSTRLGKSYQLRPLRTKPQHVSIIGGGIASACLAFNLIQQGIKVTLYCKDEQLAQGASSNNIGALYPLIHQKRDELSVFYQQALQHARHFYQSIINKGALFSYDWCGLLELSFNDKLRKRQQGIVASENWPTSLIQSLNAQEASQKSGLGLKNGGLFIPDAGWLAPQSATQEIFKLLQNTGLLKVKLNVDIEQLVQLERGKWQLNSNKGKLYASNVVIAAGADSIKLKSLADLPLQPVKGQVSVLSSNPEVNPLSTVICHKGYLTPADSNMHCIGATFDKNNTSIETDEQADQYNLSMLNEAMGTQFGWQTKDIKASKARIRCMTPDHLPIAGPMADVTLYPALFSHLAKDKNWRYQTPAPFLENLYVMTGLGARGICSSPLLAEILTADICGTPYPVNNQMLFSLSSNRFVIRDIIKRKIAL; from the coding sequence GTGAGAAACAAGAATAAAATCCACTTTCAAAATGATGGTTCACCCTATAACGAACATTTTGATGATATCTATTTTGATACTGGAACTGGATACCTACAAAGCGAACAAGTCTTTATTGAAGGTAATCAACTTAAAGATACACTGCTAAATGAACAGGACACCGTAACCATTGGGGAAACGGGGTTTGGCACTGGGCTTAATTTTCTGCTAACCATGAAACTCTATGCTGAGTTAAAAGCGTCTCACCTGTTACCTAAGATTCATTTTATTACGACCGAAAAGTACCCGTTAACGCTACTACAATTAAAGAAGTCTTTGGCATGTTTACCTCGCCTAGCTTCATGGAGTGAACTGCTCATCGAGCAATACCCAACCGAGCTTTGTAATAACACAACCTTATCGTTTTTTGATGGGAAAATTACCCTGTCGATAATGCTAGGCGATGCAGTAAAAAGCTTCAAAACATTAACATGCCAAAAACTCGGATTAATTGATGTTTGGTATTTAGATGGATTTTCACCAACTAAAAACCCTGAAATGTGGAGAGATGATTTATTTCAGGAAATGGGCCGCTTATCTAGACCAGAAGCAAGCGTAGCAACTTTCACGGTTGCAGGTATCGTAAGAAGAGGGTTAATAGAAAACGGGTTTCGTATCAAACGTATTGCGTCGGGCGGAAAGAAAAAAGAAATACTAGTAGGAAAATTTCAGCAAAGTACGCGCTTAGGTAAAAGTTACCAATTAAGACCTCTACGCACTAAACCACAACACGTTTCTATTATAGGTGGCGGTATTGCAAGCGCATGCCTAGCTTTTAACTTAATTCAACAGGGTATAAAGGTAACGTTATATTGCAAAGATGAGCAGCTAGCACAAGGAGCTTCAAGCAATAACATCGGTGCTTTGTACCCTTTAATACACCAAAAACGTGATGAACTAAGTGTTTTTTATCAACAAGCACTTCAACATGCACGCCATTTTTATCAGTCAATTATAAATAAGGGTGCTCTGTTTTCGTATGACTGGTGTGGGTTACTGGAGCTCTCATTTAATGATAAATTACGAAAACGGCAGCAAGGTATTGTTGCATCGGAAAACTGGCCTACTAGCCTCATTCAAAGTTTAAATGCTCAAGAGGCTAGCCAAAAGTCGGGGCTCGGTTTAAAAAATGGTGGCCTATTTATTCCCGACGCTGGATGGCTTGCCCCCCAAAGTGCCACTCAAGAAATTTTTAAACTATTGCAGAATACTGGATTATTAAAAGTAAAATTAAACGTTGATATCGAACAGTTAGTTCAATTAGAACGCGGAAAATGGCAATTAAACAGCAATAAAGGCAAGCTATATGCGTCTAACGTAGTTATTGCCGCTGGTGCTGATTCGATTAAGTTAAAGTCGCTCGCAGACTTGCCACTACAACCAGTCAAAGGTCAAGTAAGTGTATTATCATCTAACCCAGAGGTTAACCCACTCTCAACAGTTATTTGTCATAAAGGCTATTTAACGCCTGCAGATAGTAATATGCATTGTATTGGCGCTACGTTTGATAAAAATAACACATCAATAGAAACAGACGAGCAGGCAGATCAATACAACCTATCGATGTTGAATGAAGCGATGGGTACACAATTTGGTTGGCAAACTAAAGATATTAAAGCGAGTAAAGCAAGAATTAGATGCATGACGCCCGATCACTTGCCAATTGCAGGACCAATGGCTGATGTAACGTTATACCCTGCGCTATTTTCACATTTAGCAAAAGACAAAAATTGGCGCTATCAAACACCTGCACCGTTTTTAGAAAACTTATATGTTATGACAGGATTGGGTGCTAGAGGTATATGTTCTTCGCCACTGCTTGCTGAAATATTAACTGCAGATATATGCGGCACACCATACCCAGTCAATAATCAAATGCTTTTTAGTTTATCAAGCAATAGGTTTGTAATACGTGATATTATTAAACGAAAAATAGCGCTCTAA
- a CDS encoding YfcL family protein has translation MKIKNLTDLYQYFDQLAEQDATSDDLFASSYIRGFISLSASEFGDESQEISSALIEHVSASMHASKKELSPDDRQIVKEYWQTLVSKIAP, from the coding sequence GTGAAAATAAAAAATTTAACTGATCTGTATCAATACTTTGATCAACTTGCAGAGCAAGATGCAACGAGCGATGATTTATTTGCTTCCAGCTATATTAGAGGTTTTATTTCATTATCTGCCAGTGAATTTGGTGATGAAAGCCAAGAAATTTCATCTGCACTCATTGAGCATGTTAGCGCGAGTATGCATGCGTCGAAAAAAGAGCTTTCGCCGGATGATCGCCAAATCGTTAAAGAGTATTGGCAAACGTTGGTCTCGAAAATAGCGCCATAA
- a CDS encoding ATP-NAD kinase family protein, with amino-acid sequence MFKLGLIINPIAGIGGSVAFKGSDGHGVAEQAISLGAKPMANIRAEQALKVLLPYKDSIEVYTVKGDMGENLVESLGFHYCVIHQTESATTTFEDTECAAKKMCDTDVDLLLFAGGDGTARNISHQVGDHFPVLGIPAGCKIHSGVYAVTPTAAGRIVELMVTNQLVTLTEADVMDIDESLFREGVVKAKRYGEMQVPAELRYVQATKSGGKESDELVLQDIAAHVIDNMDSELFIIGSGSTTAYLMEELGLPNTLLGVDVVQEQQLLKSDVTESQLWNYVQENVGNVKLVITLIGGQGHIFGRGNQQLSPRIIRAVGKENIVIIATKSKLTALDSRPLIADTGDASLDHALSGFMPVVTGYNDQVYYPVSSPQ; translated from the coding sequence ATGTTTAAATTAGGCTTAATTATTAATCCTATTGCCGGAATTGGCGGTAGTGTGGCATTTAAAGGAAGTGATGGACATGGCGTTGCAGAGCAAGCGATTTCACTTGGCGCTAAGCCCATGGCAAATATACGTGCAGAACAAGCGCTAAAAGTGTTACTACCTTATAAAGACTCAATAGAAGTGTATACGGTTAAGGGTGATATGGGTGAAAACCTGGTTGAATCACTTGGTTTTCATTATTGCGTGATCCATCAAACTGAAAGTGCAACAACGACGTTTGAAGATACTGAATGTGCAGCTAAGAAAATGTGTGATACTGATGTTGATTTGTTGTTATTTGCGGGGGGGGATGGCACAGCTAGAAATATTTCACATCAAGTTGGCGATCACTTTCCTGTCTTAGGTATTCCTGCTGGTTGTAAAATTCACTCTGGTGTTTATGCCGTTACGCCGACCGCAGCAGGGCGAATAGTTGAGCTGATGGTAACTAATCAATTGGTCACATTAACGGAAGCTGATGTCATGGATATTGATGAATCTCTATTTAGAGAAGGTGTCGTTAAAGCTAAGCGTTATGGTGAAATGCAGGTGCCAGCTGAATTGAGGTACGTTCAAGCGACAAAGTCTGGTGGTAAAGAGTCTGATGAACTTGTTCTGCAGGATATCGCTGCACATGTTATCGATAATATGGACTCGGAATTGTTTATTATTGGTTCGGGATCTACGACCGCTTATTTAATGGAAGAGTTAGGTTTACCTAATACGTTATTAGGAGTTGATGTTGTTCAAGAACAACAACTGTTAAAAAGTGATGTAACTGAATCCCAACTCTGGAATTATGTTCAAGAAAATGTAGGGAACGTTAAACTTGTTATTACGTTAATTGGTGGTCAAGGGCATATTTTTGGCCGAGGGAATCAACAGCTAAGCCCACGTATTATTCGTGCGGTGGGTAAAGAAAATATTGTTATAATCGCGACCAAGTCAAAATTAACTGCATTGGATTCGCGGCCTCTTATTGCAGATACTGGTGATGCATCTTTAGATCATGCCTTGTCTGGATTTATGCCTGTAGTAACTGGTTACAATGATCAGGTTTATTACCCCGTTTCAAGTCCACAATAA
- a CDS encoding elongation factor P hydroxylase, producing MQHNYQDLIAIFEHTFFERYNTRLVKGGNEPIYLPADDSLNYHRIIFAHGYFTSALHEVAHWCIAGRQRRLLEDFGYWYHPDGRTKCEQKQFESVEVKPQAIEWAFCIAAGIRFNVSTDNLNGEEPDTVAFRLAVYQQVKAYLSVGFPKRAQQFIQALAQFYHHPLPLSLEHFELDSELYANV from the coding sequence ATGCAACACAACTATCAAGATCTCATCGCGATTTTCGAACATACCTTTTTTGAGCGATATAATACCCGCCTTGTTAAAGGCGGCAATGAACCTATTTATTTACCAGCTGATGATTCATTAAACTATCATCGAATCATCTTTGCACATGGATATTTTACCAGTGCACTGCATGAAGTTGCGCATTGGTGTATTGCCGGTCGACAACGAAGATTGTTAGAAGATTTTGGTTATTGGTATCACCCCGATGGTCGAACAAAATGTGAACAGAAGCAGTTTGAAAGTGTAGAGGTAAAACCACAGGCTATAGAGTGGGCATTTTGTATTGCGGCCGGTATACGGTTTAATGTTTCTACAGATAATTTAAATGGGGAAGAACCTGATACTGTTGCGTTTCGCTTAGCGGTATATCAGCAAGTTAAAGCATATTTGTCTGTTGGTTTTCCTAAAAGGGCGCAGCAATTTATACAGGCGCTTGCTCAGTTTTATCATCACCCATTACCTCTATCATTAGAGCATTTTGAATTAGACAGTGAGTTATACGCTAATGTTTAA
- the nhaA gene encoding Na+/H+ antiporter NhaA — protein MPIKNIQDFLKLEAASGLILMAAAIMAMLIANSPLSPYYDLLLSIPVKVAVGSFEIAKPLLLWINDGLMALFFFLVGLELKREFLEGDLSKPGQITLPAVGAVGGMLVPAVCYALVNIDNPQALSGWAIPTATDIAFALGILAIIGSKVPLQLKVFLTSLAIFDDLGAIIVIALFYTDQLSMMSLIVSAVVLSILFVINRRGVTDTAPYIFFGLILWVAVLKSGVHATLAGVVLALFIPIKGKEDEPSPLKSLEHNLHAMVAFIILPIFAFANAGISFEGIGFEQITSPVPLGIIMGLVVGKQLGVFGFCFIAIKLGLAKLPENVNWGLLYGVAMLCGVGFTMSLFIGSLAFEQTGESGMFQDRLGIVVGSLISGVLGYFLIRYKVNK, from the coding sequence ATGCCAATAAAAAATATACAAGATTTTCTTAAACTTGAAGCCGCGAGTGGACTGATATTGATGGCAGCGGCTATTATGGCGATGCTTATCGCTAATTCCCCGTTATCACCGTATTACGATTTATTATTAAGTATACCCGTTAAAGTGGCGGTAGGTAGTTTTGAAATAGCGAAACCGTTATTACTTTGGATTAATGATGGCTTAATGGCATTATTTTTCTTTCTCGTGGGGTTGGAGCTTAAACGAGAGTTTTTAGAAGGAGATTTATCCAAACCAGGGCAAATTACATTACCTGCTGTAGGTGCGGTAGGCGGTATGCTTGTGCCAGCAGTGTGCTACGCTTTAGTTAATATAGATAACCCACAAGCATTAAGTGGCTGGGCTATTCCGACAGCAACAGATATAGCGTTTGCTTTAGGTATCTTAGCAATTATAGGCAGTAAAGTGCCGTTACAATTAAAAGTGTTTCTGACATCGCTTGCTATTTTTGATGACTTAGGGGCGATTATTGTTATTGCATTATTTTACACTGACCAGTTGTCAATGATGTCCTTGATTGTATCTGCTGTTGTGCTTTCAATCCTTTTTGTTATTAATCGACGAGGTGTAACTGATACGGCACCATATATATTCTTTGGCCTTATTCTTTGGGTTGCTGTATTAAAGTCTGGCGTTCATGCAACATTAGCGGGTGTAGTATTAGCACTCTTTATTCCAATAAAAGGAAAAGAAGATGAGCCATCGCCACTTAAATCTCTCGAGCACAACTTACACGCAATGGTTGCCTTTATTATTTTGCCAATTTTCGCGTTTGCTAATGCAGGAATTAGCTTTGAAGGTATTGGATTTGAACAAATTACCTCACCGGTGCCACTTGGTATAATTATGGGGTTAGTTGTGGGGAAACAACTCGGAGTTTTTGGCTTTTGCTTTATTGCAATTAAATTAGGGCTCGCCAAATTACCCGAGAATGTTAATTGGGGATTACTATACGGCGTAGCGATGCTTTGTGGTGTCGGTTTTACCATGAGTTTGTTTATTGGCTCGTTAGCATTTGAGCAAACAGGTGAAAGTGGTATGTTTCAAGATCGATTAGGGATTGTCGTCGGGTCATTAATTTCTGGTGTATTAGGTTATTTCCTTATTCGTTATAAAGTGAATAAGTAG
- a CDS encoding Lrp/AsnC family transcriptional regulator produces MKKLDDIDLKILTILYKDADITNKELAAQIGIAPSTCLERVKRMKSHGIIKGAFVDINFKNIGGNIEAIAAIRLQPYSEQIVNRLRDDLLQLPEIVSLYHMGGSYDYFIHMSVKDSEHLRKFVFNAVTSREEVQTVETSLVFEHSRSGVLPNFEDE; encoded by the coding sequence ATGAAAAAGTTAGACGATATTGACCTGAAAATATTAACAATATTATATAAAGATGCAGATATAACAAATAAAGAGCTTGCTGCACAAATAGGTATTGCCCCTTCTACTTGCCTAGAACGTGTAAAACGCATGAAAAGTCATGGCATTATCAAAGGCGCCTTTGTTGATATAAACTTTAAAAACATCGGTGGCAACATCGAAGCAATAGCAGCCATTCGCCTTCAACCTTATTCAGAGCAAATAGTAAACAGACTAAGAGACGACCTCCTTCAATTACCCGAAATTGTCAGTCTTTACCATATGGGAGGCAGTTATGATTACTTTATCCATATGTCAGTCAAAGATAGTGAGCATTTACGAAAATTTGTATTTAATGCCGTTACATCAAGAGAAGAAGTACAGACTGTAGAAACTTCATTAGTATTCGAACACAGTCGTAGTGGCGTGCTCCCTAACTTTGAAGATGAATAA
- a CDS encoding helix-turn-helix domain-containing protein produces MTSKIKVNLDYLLLLRGMSLTELSETVDISMANLSILKRGKAKAVRFSTLIKLCEALDCQPGDLLALES; encoded by the coding sequence ATGACATCAAAAATAAAAGTAAATCTTGATTATCTATTGCTGCTTCGTGGTATGAGTCTCACGGAGCTTTCAGAAACTGTTGATATTTCGATGGCAAATTTATCTATATTAAAACGAGGTAAAGCTAAAGCAGTGCGTTTTTCTACACTGATAAAGCTATGTGAAGCACTAGATTGTCAACCAGGTGATTTACTCGCGTTAGAAAGTTAG
- the dnaJ gene encoding molecular chaperone DnaJ, translating into MSKRDYYEILDVERDASERDIKKAYKRLAMKFHPDRTKGDKEKEETFKQIKEAYEILTDDQKRAAYDQYGHAAFEQGGMGGGGGYGGGADFGDIFGDVFGDIFGGGRRGGGGGQRARRGSDLRYNLELSLEEAVRGKSVEIKVPTYVQCEPCNGSGAKKGTQPKTCSTCHGHGQVQMRQGMFAVQQTCPSCNGKGKVVSDPCNSCHGQGRVQKTKTLNAKIPAGVDTGDRIRLSGEGEAGEQGAPAGDLYVQVNVKDHPIFVRDENHLYCEMPISFSTAALGGEIEVPTLEGKVKLKVPKETQTGKMFRLRGKGVKSVRSHSVGDLMCKVVVETPINLTGDQVDLLRQLESKMSTSSKKHSPKESGFFDSVKKFFDDLKS; encoded by the coding sequence ATGTCCAAACGTGATTACTATGAAATATTAGACGTCGAACGAGATGCGTCTGAACGTGACATTAAAAAGGCGTACAAACGTCTTGCGATGAAGTTTCACCCAGACCGCACTAAAGGTGACAAAGAAAAGGAAGAAACTTTTAAGCAGATAAAAGAAGCTTATGAAATCTTAACTGATGATCAAAAACGTGCTGCTTATGATCAATATGGCCATGCGGCATTTGAGCAAGGCGGTATGGGCGGTGGCGGTGGCTACGGCGGTGGAGCTGACTTTGGCGATATTTTCGGTGATGTTTTTGGTGATATTTTCGGTGGTGGTCGCAGAGGCGGTGGCGGCGGTCAGCGCGCTAGAAGAGGCAGTGACTTAAGATATAACCTTGAACTGTCTTTAGAAGAGGCTGTACGCGGCAAGTCGGTTGAAATTAAAGTACCTACTTACGTGCAATGTGAGCCTTGCAATGGCTCTGGTGCTAAAAAAGGTACACAGCCTAAAACCTGTAGTACTTGTCATGGCCATGGCCAGGTTCAAATGCGTCAAGGCATGTTTGCTGTACAACAAACGTGCCCGAGCTGTAACGGTAAAGGTAAAGTAGTTTCTGATCCTTGTAACTCATGTCATGGTCAAGGTAGAGTTCAGAAAACTAAAACGTTAAATGCAAAAATACCGGCAGGTGTAGATACAGGCGATAGAATTCGCTTGTCAGGAGAAGGTGAAGCTGGCGAGCAAGGAGCTCCAGCTGGTGATCTTTATGTGCAAGTTAATGTGAAGGATCATCCGATATTTGTGCGTGATGAAAACCATTTATATTGTGAAATGCCTATTAGTTTCTCTACCGCGGCTCTTGGTGGTGAAATTGAAGTACCAACCCTGGAAGGTAAAGTGAAGCTTAAAGTACCTAAGGAAACACAAACAGGTAAGATGTTTAGGTTACGTGGCAAGGGCGTCAAATCAGTAAGAAGTCACAGTGTTGGTGATTTAATGTGTAAAGTTGTGGTTGAAACACCCATTAATTTAACCGGTGATCAAGTTGATTTATTACGTCAATTAGAGTCTAAAATGAGTACCAGTTCAAAAAAGCATAGCCCGAAAGAGAGTGGTTTTTTTGATAGTGTTAAAAAGTTTTTTGATGACCTTAAATCATAA